In Flavobacterium endoglycinae, one DNA window encodes the following:
- a CDS encoding helix-turn-helix domain-containing protein, with amino-acid sequence MTTKSNPKPKILYSCYYARSREGEHFIPEHVFSYQISGEMTAWDSKNTFHSKAGDFRFSKRNHLAKFTKIPPENGEFKTISLFLDQEILREVNKEYNYKANKKVDSEAMITLAPHPLYKSFMESLITYLEVEQENNEALFNLKIKEAIHLLLKVNPELKDILFDFTEPGKIDLEAFMNKNFHFNVQMHRFAYLTGRSLATFKRDFQKIFQQAPGKWLLNKRLQEAYYLISQGNPPSEVYIGVGFEDLSHFSFSFKKKFGIVPSSLNRK; translated from the coding sequence ATGACAACAAAATCAAACCCAAAACCAAAAATACTATACTCCTGCTACTATGCACGCAGCCGGGAAGGAGAACATTTTATCCCTGAACATGTTTTCAGCTATCAAATTTCTGGAGAAATGACAGCTTGGGACAGCAAAAATACTTTTCACTCAAAAGCAGGCGATTTTCGCTTCAGCAAAAGAAATCATTTAGCAAAATTCACTAAAATTCCGCCAGAGAATGGTGAATTCAAAACCATATCACTTTTTTTAGATCAAGAGATTCTTCGCGAAGTAAACAAAGAATACAATTACAAAGCAAACAAAAAAGTCGATTCAGAAGCGATGATTACATTGGCTCCACATCCGCTCTACAAATCTTTCATGGAATCGCTCATCACCTATCTTGAAGTTGAACAAGAAAACAACGAAGCCTTGTTTAATTTAAAAATCAAAGAAGCCATCCATTTATTATTAAAAGTAAATCCCGAATTAAAAGACATTTTATTTGATTTTACAGAACCAGGCAAAATTGATTTGGAGGCCTTCATGAATAAAAATTTCCACTTCAATGTTCAAATGCATCGATTTGCATATTTAACAGGAAGAAGTCTGGCAACTTTTAAAAGAGATTTTCAAAAAATATTCCAGCAAGCGCCGGGAAAATGGCTCTTAAACAAACGACTTCAAGAAGCTTATTATTTAATCAGCCAAGGAAATCCGCCGTCAGAAGTTTATATTGGTGTAGGCTTCGAAGATCTATCTCATTTTTCATTTTCATTCAAAAAGAAATTCGGAATTGTTCCATCTTCCTTAAATCGCAAATAA
- a CDS encoding polysaccharide deacetylase family protein, whose amino-acid sequence MSFYWVKTNSFIKKVFSKYCWDIPNNEKKIYLTFDDGPTPEITDWVLTELKKFDAKATFFCIGKNIKANLSLFERLIKEGHSIGNHTMNHVNGWKIHTNDYIENVKNCAKILEEEINPTRLLFRPPYGKIKKAQSKILRKLGYKIIMWDVLSADFDQSITPEKCLENVTKNVKSGSVIVFHDSIKASPNLKFALPKTLHFLKENGYKFDIIH is encoded by the coding sequence ATGAGCTTTTATTGGGTAAAAACTAATTCATTTATTAAAAAGGTATTTTCTAAATATTGCTGGGATATTCCGAACAATGAAAAGAAAATATACTTGACTTTTGATGATGGCCCAACCCCAGAAATAACCGACTGGGTTTTAACTGAATTGAAAAAATTTGATGCCAAAGCTACTTTCTTCTGCATTGGCAAAAATATCAAAGCCAATTTATCTTTATTTGAAAGATTAATCAAAGAAGGACATTCCATAGGAAATCACACAATGAATCATGTCAATGGCTGGAAAATCCATACCAATGATTATATCGAAAACGTAAAAAACTGCGCCAAAATTCTGGAAGAAGAAATCAATCCAACCCGTTTATTGTTTCGTCCGCCTTACGGAAAAATCAAAAAAGCACAATCTAAGATTTTACGTAAATTAGGGTACAAAATAATTATGTGGGATGTTTTAAGCGCTGATTTCGATCAAAGTATTACTCCCGAAAAATGTCTTGAAAACGTTACTAAAAACGTAAAATCAGGAAGCGTGATTGTATTTCATGACAGTATAAAGGCATCTCCAAATTTAAAATTTGCATTACCTAAAACATTACATTTTTTAAAAGAAAACGGATATAAGTTTGATATTATTCACTAA
- a CDS encoding glycosyltransferase family 117 protein has protein sequence MAQFNFNKWNTIIGWFAFAIALITYTLTVEPTMSFWDCGEYIATAAKLEVGHPPGAPLFQMMGAFFAMFAIDAQHVAVMVNMMSVFSSAFTILFMFWSSSMILKKIVARFSEINQNNSIVILGSSFVGALAYTFSDSFWFNAVEAEVYAMASLLIALLFWLGLHWEQDMDKPKGNKWLLIISLVIGLSFGVHFMALLTIPSIGFLYYFKHYEKVTIKNFIIANIVVIGILLFIFKLLLPLTMASFGKTEIFMVNSLGLPFNSGTIFVVLVLIAFFYFGLRFTKQKGLIFYNTIILCILFILIGFSTWIMLPVRANANTVINENKPSDAAEVLAYYNREQYGVNPLFYGPQYTEVFAGLDATTPYLDKKPNYERDYKTGKYIITNNYKNAEQNTDDNQKTILPRMWSTETGHIQNYISFTNPPKFRINPNYDYEEDLGKYGIDASQLTEEEYNKAIAQLRNEVEKTVSEFRNAYAQKQIDNEGYVKFLKSYGDYLIVEKPSAGDNFSFMFEYQFGYMYWRYLMWNFVGRQSDVQGKYDNLDGNWISGIKALDSLHLGSQDNLPSDVLNNKGRNVYYFLPFILGLIGIMYHANKDLKSFYVLLALFLFTGIALKIYLNERPFEPRERDYALVGSFYVFAIWIGFGVYSLYESFQKYIAPKIAGPIIIAGSLLAAPVLMASQNWDDHDRSGRYTAVAMAKAYLSSCDKDAILFTIGDNDTFPLWYAQEIEHFRTDVKIVNTSLFMTDWYIDQMKAKSYESDPLPISFKHEQYVGDNLDYVAYIQKIDTRWNIKDFLDFIKNPKSTVGLQNGQTIHFYPTNKIRVNVDKDMIIKNKVVNPKYNDSIVPYMDINIKGSALYKNRLMMLDILANNNWKRPIYFSGGAFDDEDYLWLKDYLQLDGMVYKLVPIKNTPSKDGGPMDMGQIDADKMYDIVMKWDWGNSESPKIYHDPETRRNSITYRTNLSRLMYELIAEGKIDKAKNVINLAMTKMPLDKFGYYSLVESFGDGYYQVGETAKAHDLLDKLVNKYKENLNYYKTLSGADQTDLAIDIITDIERYRSLLHVMRNNKDNAYYENHKKVFNTYVNIFERFGREKE, from the coding sequence ATGGCACAATTCAATTTCAATAAATGGAATACAATTATTGGTTGGTTTGCATTTGCAATCGCTTTAATTACTTACACACTAACTGTTGAACCTACAATGAGCTTTTGGGATTGTGGTGAATATATTGCCACAGCGGCTAAACTTGAAGTTGGCCACCCACCAGGAGCACCTTTATTCCAAATGATGGGCGCGTTTTTTGCCATGTTTGCAATCGATGCCCAACATGTAGCTGTGATGGTTAACATGATGTCTGTTTTCTCTAGCGCATTTACAATTTTATTTATGTTTTGGTCTTCATCTATGATTTTGAAAAAGATTGTAGCTCGTTTTTCAGAAATCAACCAAAACAATTCTATTGTTATTTTAGGAAGTTCTTTTGTTGGTGCCTTAGCTTATACTTTTTCTGATAGTTTCTGGTTCAATGCCGTTGAAGCCGAAGTTTATGCAATGGCTTCTTTATTAATTGCTTTGCTTTTCTGGCTTGGATTACACTGGGAACAAGACATGGACAAACCAAAAGGAAACAAATGGCTTTTAATTATTTCTTTAGTTATTGGACTTTCGTTTGGGGTACACTTTATGGCGTTATTAACTATTCCGTCAATTGGATTTTTATACTATTTCAAACATTACGAAAAAGTTACTATTAAAAACTTTATCATTGCCAATATAGTAGTAATTGGAATCTTATTATTCATCTTTAAATTACTTCTTCCTCTAACCATGGCATCGTTTGGTAAAACCGAAATTTTCATGGTTAACAGTTTAGGTCTTCCTTTTAACTCAGGAACCATATTTGTGGTTTTGGTTTTAATCGCGTTTTTCTATTTCGGACTTAGATTCACCAAACAAAAAGGACTGATTTTTTACAATACCATCATCCTTTGTATCCTATTTATATTAATTGGTTTTTCTACTTGGATTATGCTTCCTGTTCGTGCCAATGCCAATACGGTTATAAATGAGAACAAACCATCTGATGCTGCCGAGGTTTTAGCATATTACAATCGTGAACAATATGGTGTTAATCCATTGTTTTACGGACCACAATACACAGAAGTTTTCGCTGGTCTTGATGCTACTACTCCATACTTAGATAAAAAACCTAACTACGAGAGAGATTACAAAACAGGTAAATACATCATTACTAATAATTATAAAAACGCAGAACAAAATACTGATGACAATCAGAAAACAATTCTGCCAAGAATGTGGAGTACCGAAACTGGACACATTCAAAATTATATCAGCTTTACAAATCCTCCTAAATTCAGAATCAACCCAAATTATGATTATGAAGAAGATTTAGGAAAATACGGAATTGACGCTAGTCAGTTAACCGAAGAAGAGTACAATAAAGCAATTGCACAACTTCGTAATGAGGTTGAAAAAACAGTTTCTGAATTTAGAAATGCTTATGCTCAAAAACAAATTGACAACGAAGGGTATGTTAAGTTCTTAAAAAGTTACGGCGATTATTTAATCGTAGAAAAACCATCGGCTGGAGATAATTTCAGCTTCATGTTTGAATATCAATTTGGGTACATGTACTGGAGATATTTAATGTGGAATTTCGTTGGACGCCAAAGTGATGTTCAAGGAAAATATGACAATCTTGACGGAAACTGGATCAGCGGTATCAAAGCTCTTGATTCTTTGCATTTAGGATCTCAAGACAATTTACCTTCTGATGTTTTAAATAACAAAGGGCGAAATGTTTATTATTTCCTTCCTTTCATTTTAGGTTTAATCGGAATAATGTACCATGCCAATAAAGACCTTAAGAGTTTTTATGTACTATTAGCATTGTTCTTGTTTACCGGAATTGCTTTAAAAATTTATTTGAATGAAAGACCTTTCGAGCCTCGCGAAAGAGATTATGCTCTTGTAGGATCGTTTTATGTCTTTGCCATCTGGATTGGGTTTGGCGTGTATTCTCTATACGAAAGCTTTCAAAAATACATTGCACCAAAAATTGCGGGGCCAATTATTATTGCCGGAAGTTTATTAGCTGCTCCTGTTTTAATGGCTTCTCAAAACTGGGATGATCACGACAGATCTGGCAGATATACTGCTGTTGCAATGGCAAAAGCATATTTGAGTTCTTGTGATAAAGATGCGATTTTGTTTACCATTGGAGACAACGACACTTTCCCATTATGGTATGCACAGGAAATTGAGCATTTTAGAACCGACGTTAAAATCGTAAACACGAGTCTTTTTATGACAGACTGGTATATCGATCAAATGAAGGCTAAATCATATGAGTCAGATCCTTTACCTATTTCTTTCAAGCATGAACAGTACGTGGGAGATAACTTGGATTATGTAGCTTATATTCAAAAAATTGACACACGCTGGAACATTAAAGATTTCCTTGATTTTATTAAAAATCCAAAATCAACGGTAGGCTTACAAAACGGCCAGACTATTCATTTTTATCCAACGAATAAAATCAGAGTAAACGTTGATAAAGATATGATTATCAAAAATAAAGTAGTAAATCCTAAATACAATGATTCGATTGTTCCTTATATGGACATCAACATTAAAGGAAGTGCTCTTTACAAAAACCGCTTAATGATGCTTGACATTTTAGCTAATAACAATTGGAAACGTCCAATTTACTTTAGTGGAGGTGCTTTTGATGATGAAGATTATCTATGGTTAAAAGATTATCTGCAGTTAGACGGAATGGTTTACAAATTAGTTCCTATTAAAAATACGCCTTCTAAAGATGGAGGGCCTATGGATATGGGGCAAATTGACGCCGATAAAATGTATGATATCGTAATGAAATGGGATTGGGGTAACAGCGAAAGCCCTAAAATTTATCATGACCCAGAAACCAGAAGAAACAGCATTACTTACCGTACTAACTTATCGCGTTTAATGTATGAATTGATTGCTGAAGGCAAAATTGACAAAGCTAAAAACGTGATCAATTTAGCAATGACCAAAATGCCTTTGGATAAATTTGGATACTATTCTTTAGTGGAATCTTTTGGTGATGGATATTACCAAGTTGGCGAAACTGCTAAAGCTCATGATTTACTAGACAAGCTGGTTAACAAATACAAAGAAAACCTAAACTACTACAAAACATTGAGTGGTGCTGACCAGACTGATTTAGCGATCGACATTATAACTGATATTGAGCGTTACAGAAGTTTATTGCATGTCATGCGAAATAACAAAGACAATGCATATTATGAAAACCATAAAAAAGTATTCAATACTTATGTAAATATTTTTGAGCGTTTTGGACGTGAGAAAGAATAA